Sequence from the Desulfovibrio oxyclinae DSM 11498 genome:
TTTTGAATTTCTCGCAAGCTTGCCTCAACCAAGCCCTATCGTGTCTGTTAAGCCAAGTGTAAATGGCATCACCGCCCGCGCGTCTCGCATTTCTTGTCCCCATTGCGCTCACCAAACCCAACCATTCTTCTCGCTTGGCATTAAGAATCGAGGGTGATGCCTGCTTCAATGGCGGATATTTGGACCTTTTTTTAGCGATTTGTCCCTGAACCTTCTTAAAGACATCCTCAAAACGCCACTCTGAATCAAGCAGGGACTCCAAAACTACAATATGCTGCAAATAGCTAAACGTTTTCCGGTGCTTGCGCATAATAAGCCTAAGCCAGTTCGAGGAGCTATCTGTAATCGAGATCCCGAGTTCTGCAAGCAACTGTGGAGGCCAACGGGATAAGACTCTGTGCTTCAACGCTTCAAAGACGACTTTGCTTTTTCGGGTAATCCCTGCATTTCGGGCTGCGTCTTGGTAGAAAAGACTCCACTGTTCGTAGCTAGAAGACTTTTCTGGTGGATGATTCATTAGTTCCTGCACCCTTCTTTCGATGCGCTTGTCATGAGGCTGTGACTTAGGTCGTTGAAGACAATAAACAGACGGTGCAAGGGGAATAAAGGCATGCCGATGATAGTGGCTCAGCATATGTTTCGTTTCGTATAGCCTCGCATGTTTGAGGCAGTATCGGCATCCTTTTACTTGCCACTGGCGACTCCAATATAGCTCGCCATATTTCGAAAGCTGTTCTTCCAGGCATTGAGGGCAAATTCGAAGATACTTACCACGCCGCACCAAGGACGTTGTGGCGCCCAAGGCCAAGTGGACAGAACCACTTGTTCGACACATCATCGCTTCAAATGTCTTCTTGCGTCGTGGTTCAGGAACGAAGGGAGCGTAGAGCGGAAACAAGGTGTGTCCATACACGAGTCTTTCCGGGGTCAGTCCAAGGGATGAGGGATATTTAGCAACTATGGATTCAATATGGGAAGGAAGGTCAACAGTGGCCACAGCTTTCCTGTCTCCAAAGACTTCATCAAGGAGTTGCTTTGGACTGGTTATGCCAAAATGAACACCGGCCCGCGCCACAGTACTGTAAAGAAGTTCATCAGGATATGGCACAGGAAAGTTAAGCATTGTCTTACCCTGACTTGCTCAGCCAGTTTTCCACATCAAAGATCAGGGAACGCTTCTCAAACTGCTCATACATTTCTTCAGGACCACCCTGAGAAAACATGAAACGGAGATCTTCGGAGTCAAGGGTATGCCACTTTCTTTGCGGAAGTAACTTGCACTTTTGAAGCTTACTAGACTTACGCGGAGCTTCGTATCTCTCTAGGGCCATTGCGATCATTTGGGACGTTGAGAGATTGGGATGCTCGTCCAGAATTTTCTCAACAAGAGAAGGAACGATCTCTTCATCGCAATCCATCCCGACGAGCAGGTTATACAGCCGTTGCGCTTGAGAATTGCCTTCCAAGGGCGCAGCCTTCTGAATAAGCGGCGCCTGACACTTGATCGTAGCCGTCAGTTCAAGCAATTTCTGATCGATATTGGGGACAATAAGATCAGAGTATTCGGCAATTCGCTCAGGATCTCCAGATCGCAATGCTGCCAACATAGGGTGTACTGGTTTTAGTTCGTCACGATACACCTGCTGCATAAGTCTTGGAGTAATACGCTCTGTGCCGGTTGAAATAGCACGGAGCTGAGACAGTACAAAGAGCTTGACGACTATGTCCAACACCCCTTGCGACAGATCAAACCAGCGGGCACGCAGGTCTTCGCTGAGTTTCTCATCACGCTTTTGAAGCCATTGATACTTCCAGAGCCTATCAGTGAACGCCTGCCACTCTTTCTGAGCTCTGATGCTTGATTCGGGTTCTTTCATTGGCTCCCATATCAGCGCACCAAGACCAGCCCCGCGCCTTGCTGAACGCAAATCTTTCTCAAAGATGGGGATGGCTTTGGGCGTCCCAACGAATATGACTGGCAGGCCAATCGTATTAACGAGCGTGACAAAAAAATTCAGCATCTTGGCCACGCCACCGGAACGCCGGCGATCCAAGTGTTGTATCTCATCAATGATAAGCACTCCGATCGCATGAAGATTAGCAACCTGACTCATCATAGCCAGAAGCTTTTCTACACCATGCCGCTTGCCGGTATATTTTGTCTCATAGTCAGTATGAAGAACCCGGTCGATCTCCCTGAAAAACTGAATACACAGGTTCTTCAATGTCCCGTCATGAGGGCAATCAACCTTGAGATAGGTTATCTGCGTGAAATTATACTCTTCGTGATAAATGACTTGCGGGTAGGTCGCAAAAATACGCGCAATAGTAGTTGTCTTCCCACTCCCAGAACAGCCGATCAATGAAAGGCTTGAAGCTGTTGATTTTGCGTGTTCGAACTTAAAGGCATCCAGTTCTCCCGTCATGACCCTCTCGTACCCATTCTGCATATGGGTATTGAGTGAGCCATCTGCCAGATTCCTTCCGACATACCCCTGCCTCATCATAATCGACACTTTCTCTTCGAGCTGGATATGGGCCGTGAGTGGTTGGAAGAAATCATCC
This genomic interval carries:
- a CDS encoding AAA family ATPase encodes the protein MNNTKVIRNLTGKIQFDPKTIFAEGRERAHVISSLLDDFFQPLTAHIQLEEKVSIMMRQGYVGRNLADGSLNTHMQNGYERVMTGELDAFKFEHAKSTASSLSLIGCSGSGKTTTIARIFATYPQVIYHEEYNFTQITYLKVDCPHDGTLKNLCIQFFREIDRVLHTDYETKYTGKRHGVEKLLAMMSQVANLHAIGVLIIDEIQHLDRRRSGGVAKMLNFFVTLVNTIGLPVIFVGTPKAIPIFEKDLRSARRGAGLGALIWEPMKEPESSIRAQKEWQAFTDRLWKYQWLQKRDEKLSEDLRARWFDLSQGVLDIVVKLFVLSQLRAISTGTERITPRLMQQVYRDELKPVHPMLAALRSGDPERIAEYSDLIVPNIDQKLLELTATIKCQAPLIQKAAPLEGNSQAQRLYNLLVGMDCDEEIVPSLVEKILDEHPNLSTSQMIAMALERYEAPRKSSKLQKCKLLPQRKWHTLDSEDLRFMFSQGGPEEMYEQFEKRSLIFDVENWLSKSG
- a CDS encoding TnsD family Tn7-like transposition protein, whose protein sequence is MLNFPVPYPDELLYSTVARAGVHFGITSPKQLLDEVFGDRKAVATVDLPSHIESIVAKYPSSLGLTPERLVYGHTLFPLYAPFVPEPRRKKTFEAMMCRTSGSVHLALGATTSLVRRGKYLRICPQCLEEQLSKYGELYWSRQWQVKGCRYCLKHARLYETKHMLSHYHRHAFIPLAPSVYCLQRPKSQPHDKRIERRVQELMNHPPEKSSSYEQWSLFYQDAARNAGITRKSKVVFEALKHRVLSRWPPQLLAELGISITDSSSNWLRLIMRKHRKTFSYLQHIVVLESLLDSEWRFEDVFKKVQGQIAKKRSKYPPLKQASPSILNAKREEWLGLVSAMGTRNARRAGGDAIYTWLNRHDRAWLRQACEKFKRTTRSVNRRVNWEDRDRKILERLESVKRAHTDKLDSPRKSKGWYCDQADCRNMIRKMHKLPFSRAFLEENNEDVASYQIRRIVRVLQAQDTTIELPYWELLRLSGLSDERLKRQTRLFLRTLGWPT